A single window of Oncorhynchus clarkii lewisi isolate Uvic-CL-2024 chromosome 10, UVic_Ocla_1.0, whole genome shotgun sequence DNA harbors:
- the LOC139418517 gene encoding serine/threonine-protein kinase MARK2-like isoform X10, with amino-acid sequence MSTRTPLLTIEHSSNQSHSESKAGGRPNMPRCRNSVATTPDEQPHIGNYRLLKTIGKGNFAKVKLARHVLTGKEVAVKIIDKTQLNSSSLQKLFREVRIMKLLNHPNIVKLFEVIETEKTLYLIMEYASGGEVFDYLVAHGRMKEKEARAKFRQIVSAVQYCHQKCIVHRDLKAENLLLDADMNIKIADFGFSNEFTMGNKLDTFCGSPPYAAPELFQGKKYDGPEVDVWSLGVILYTLVSGSLPFDGQNLKELRERVLRGKYRIPFYMSTDCENLLKKFLILNPTKRGSLEQIMKDRWMNVGHEEEELKPFIEPQPDYKDPKRTGQHPDRAGGWKRDIMLQMGYSAEEIQDSLVNQKYNDVMATYLLLDYRNSEMDECISLSMKPRPGSDLTNSNAQSPSHKVQRSTSSNQKPRRATDAGSSASKRSQGDNKHTAEDYGRKGSGTGSSTKVPPSPLAAADRKRSTPTPSTNSILSTGTSRSRNSPVPERATLGVQNGMDSTAPLRVPVASPSAHNVSSSTATERSNFPRNVATRSTFSAGQQRATRDQHASTYNGPPASPSLSYGNSQARRAGGTGIFSKFTSKFVRRNLSFRFPRRSPYEGEGRDEANRPMLTTAEKLEKGTLGSAGDENKDSLSSTSTVPSTTTPGLTSKDNKPRSLRFTWSMKTTSSMEPNEMMKEIRKVLDSNSCEYELRERYMLLCVSGNPARDDFVEWEMEVCKLPRLSLNGVRFKRISGTSIAFKNIASKVANELKL; translated from the exons TCTCACTCAGAGTCCAAGGCAGGCGGGCGTCCTAATATGCCGCGGTGCCGGAATTCTGTCGCCACGACGCCAGACGAGCAGCCACACATTGGCAACTACCGGCTGCTGAAAACCATCGGCAAGGGCAACTTTGCCAAGGTCAAACTGGCTCGTCATGTCCTCACAGGGAAAGAG GTGGCTGTGAAAATCATAGACAAAACGCAGCTCAACTCTTCCAGTCTCCAAAAG CTGTTTCGTGAAGTGAGGATCATGAAGCTGCTCAATCACCCAAATATCG TTAAGTTATTTGAAGTTATTGAGACAGAGAAGACGCTGTACTTGATCATGGAGTATGCCAGTGGAG GTGAGGTGTTTGATTACCTTGTTGCTCACgggagaatgaaagagaaagaggccaGAGCCAAATTTAGACAG ATCGTGTCAGCGGTACAGTACTGCCACCAGAAGTGCATCGTACACAGAGACCTGAAG GCAGAGAATCTACTCCTAGATGCTGACATGAACATCAAGATCGCAGACTTTGGTTTCAGCAATGAGTTCACCATGGGGAACAAGCTGGACACGTTCTGTGGCTCTCCTCCCTACGCCGCCCCGGAGCTGTTCCAGGGGAAGAAATATGACGGCCCCGAGGTGGACGTCTGGAGCCTGGGGGTCATCCTCTACACACTGGTCAGCGGATCTCTGCCTTTCGACGGACAGAACCTAAAG GAGCTGCGCGAACGGGTTCTGCGGGGGAAGTATAGGATTCCCTTCTACATGTCCACAGACTGCGAGAACCTGCTCAAGAAGTTCCTCATTCTCAACCCAACCAAGAGGGGCAGCCTGGAG CAGATCATGAAGGACCGCTGGATGAACGTAGGCCATGAGGAGGAGGAGCTGAAGCCCTTCATCGAGCCCCAGCCAGACTACAAGGACCCCAAGAGGACAGGTCAGCACCCCGACCGAGCGGGGGGGTGGAAGAGAG ATATCATGTTGCAGATGGGCTACTCTGCGGAGGAGATCCAGGACTCGCTCGTCAACCAAAAATACAATGACGTCATGGCCACATATCTATTACTGGATTACAGGAACTCTGAG ATGGACGAATGCATCAGCCTATCAATGAAACCCCGCCCAGGAAGTGACCTCACAAACAGCAATGCCCAATCCCCTTCTCACAAGGTACAGCGCAGTACCTCATCCAATCAGAAGCCCCGGAGAGCAACAGATGCAG GTTCTTCAGCTTCTAAGCGTTCCCAGGGCGACAACAAGCACACAGCAGAGGATTATGGGAGGAAAGGTTCTGGCACTGGCAGCTCCACTAAAGTCCCTCCCAGTCCCTTAGCTGCAGCAGATCGTAAGAGGAGCACCCCAACCCCCTCCACC AACAGCATCCTGTCCACTGGTACGAGTCGCAGTCGAAACTCGCCAGTCCCTGAGAGAGCCACACTTGGGGTCCAGAACGGAATGGACAG CACTGCCCCTCTGAGAGTACCAGTGGCGTCTCCCTCTGCCCACAACGTCAGCAGTTCCACGGCGACTGAGCGATCCAACTTCCCCAGAAATGTGGCCACCAGAAGCACTTTCAGTGCTGGGCAGCAGAGGGCGACGCGGGACCAGCATGCCTCCACCTACAATGGTCCCCCagcatccccctccctctcctatgGCAACAGCCAGGCCCGAAGAGCTGGGGGCACTGGTATCTTCAGCAAGTTCACCTCTAAATTTGTGCGCAG AAATCTCTCATTCAGATTCCCCAGAAG GAGCCCGTATGAGGGAGAGGGTCGAGATGAGGCCAACAG ACCCATGTTGACCACTGCTGAGAAGCTGGAGAAGGGCACCCTGGGCTCTGCAGGAGACGAGAACAAGGACTCCCTGTCCTCCACCTCTACGGTGCCCAGCACCACGACCCCGGGCCTGACCTCCAAGGACAACAAGCCCCGCTCGCTGCGCTTCACCTGGAGCATGAAAACCACCTCCTCCATGGAGCCCAACGAGATGATGAAGGAGATCCGGAAGGTTCTGGACTCCAACAGCTGCGAGTATGAGCTGCGAGAGCGCTACatgctgctgtgtgtgtctgggaaTCCCGCCCGTGACGACTTTGTCGAGTGGGAGATGGAGGTGTGCAAGCTGCCCCGCCTCTCCCTTAACGGGGTTCGCTTTAAACGCATTTCTGGCACATCCATCGCCTTCAAGAACATCGCCTCCAAGGTTGCCAATGAGCTCAAACTGTGA
- the LOC139418517 gene encoding serine/threonine-protein kinase MARK2-like isoform X4 — protein MSTRTPLLTIEHSSNQSHSESKAGGRPNMPRCRNSVATTPDEQPHIGNYRLLKTIGKGNFAKVKLARHVLTGKEVAVKIIDKTQLNSSSLQKLFREVRIMKLLNHPNIVKLFEVIETEKTLYLIMEYASGGEVFDYLVAHGRMKEKEARAKFRQIVSAVQYCHQKCIVHRDLKAENLLLDADMNIKIADFGFSNEFTMGNKLDTFCGSPPYAAPELFQGKKYDGPEVDVWSLGVILYTLVSGSLPFDGQNLKELRERVLRGKYRIPFYMSTDCENLLKKFLILNPTKRGSLEQIMKDRWMNVGHEEEELKPFIEPQPDYKDPKRTDIMLQMGYSAEEIQDSLVNQKYNDVMATYLLLDYRNSEMDECISLSMKPRPGSDLTNSNAQSPSHKVQRSTSSNQKPRRATDAGSSASKRSQGDNKHTAEDYGRKGSGTGSSTKVPPSPLAAADRKRSTPTPSTNSILSTGTSRSRNSPVPERATLGVQNGMDSLTTPGSRASTASAAAVLSSSSRPRHHKSLSTSAHPTPSDIHAHRPSTAPLRVPVASPSAHNVSSSTATERSNFPRNVATRSTFSAGQQRATRDQHASTYNGPPASPSLSYGNSQARRAGGTGIFSKFTSKFVRRNLSFRFPRRSPYEGEGRDEANRPMLTTAEKLEKGTLGSAGDENKDSLSSTSTVPSTTTPGLTSKDNKPRSLRFTWSMKTTSSMEPNEMMKEIRKVLDSNSCEYELRERYMLLCVSGNPARDDFVEWEMEVCKLPRLSLNGVRFKRISGTSIAFKNIASKVANELKL, from the exons TCTCACTCAGAGTCCAAGGCAGGCGGGCGTCCTAATATGCCGCGGTGCCGGAATTCTGTCGCCACGACGCCAGACGAGCAGCCACACATTGGCAACTACCGGCTGCTGAAAACCATCGGCAAGGGCAACTTTGCCAAGGTCAAACTGGCTCGTCATGTCCTCACAGGGAAAGAG GTGGCTGTGAAAATCATAGACAAAACGCAGCTCAACTCTTCCAGTCTCCAAAAG CTGTTTCGTGAAGTGAGGATCATGAAGCTGCTCAATCACCCAAATATCG TTAAGTTATTTGAAGTTATTGAGACAGAGAAGACGCTGTACTTGATCATGGAGTATGCCAGTGGAG GTGAGGTGTTTGATTACCTTGTTGCTCACgggagaatgaaagagaaagaggccaGAGCCAAATTTAGACAG ATCGTGTCAGCGGTACAGTACTGCCACCAGAAGTGCATCGTACACAGAGACCTGAAG GCAGAGAATCTACTCCTAGATGCTGACATGAACATCAAGATCGCAGACTTTGGTTTCAGCAATGAGTTCACCATGGGGAACAAGCTGGACACGTTCTGTGGCTCTCCTCCCTACGCCGCCCCGGAGCTGTTCCAGGGGAAGAAATATGACGGCCCCGAGGTGGACGTCTGGAGCCTGGGGGTCATCCTCTACACACTGGTCAGCGGATCTCTGCCTTTCGACGGACAGAACCTAAAG GAGCTGCGCGAACGGGTTCTGCGGGGGAAGTATAGGATTCCCTTCTACATGTCCACAGACTGCGAGAACCTGCTCAAGAAGTTCCTCATTCTCAACCCAACCAAGAGGGGCAGCCTGGAG CAGATCATGAAGGACCGCTGGATGAACGTAGGCCATGAGGAGGAGGAGCTGAAGCCCTTCATCGAGCCCCAGCCAGACTACAAGGACCCCAAGAGGACAG ATATCATGTTGCAGATGGGCTACTCTGCGGAGGAGATCCAGGACTCGCTCGTCAACCAAAAATACAATGACGTCATGGCCACATATCTATTACTGGATTACAGGAACTCTGAG ATGGACGAATGCATCAGCCTATCAATGAAACCCCGCCCAGGAAGTGACCTCACAAACAGCAATGCCCAATCCCCTTCTCACAAGGTACAGCGCAGTACCTCATCCAATCAGAAGCCCCGGAGAGCAACAGATGCAG GTTCTTCAGCTTCTAAGCGTTCCCAGGGCGACAACAAGCACACAGCAGAGGATTATGGGAGGAAAGGTTCTGGCACTGGCAGCTCCACTAAAGTCCCTCCCAGTCCCTTAGCTGCAGCAGATCGTAAGAGGAGCACCCCAACCCCCTCCACC AACAGCATCCTGTCCACTGGTACGAGTCGCAGTCGAAACTCGCCAGTCCCTGAGAGAGCCACACTTGGGGTCCAGAACGGAATGGACAG CTTAACCACCCCAGGGTCCCGCGCCTCCACAGCCTCGGCAGCCGcagttctctcttcctcctcccgccCCCGACACCACAAGTCCCTGTCCACCTCTGCCCATCCCACCCCCTCAGACATCCACGCACACCGGCCCAG CACTGCCCCTCTGAGAGTACCAGTGGCGTCTCCCTCTGCCCACAACGTCAGCAGTTCCACGGCGACTGAGCGATCCAACTTCCCCAGAAATGTGGCCACCAGAAGCACTTTCAGTGCTGGGCAGCAGAGGGCGACGCGGGACCAGCATGCCTCCACCTACAATGGTCCCCCagcatccccctccctctcctatgGCAACAGCCAGGCCCGAAGAGCTGGGGGCACTGGTATCTTCAGCAAGTTCACCTCTAAATTTGTGCGCAG AAATCTCTCATTCAGATTCCCCAGAAG GAGCCCGTATGAGGGAGAGGGTCGAGATGAGGCCAACAG ACCCATGTTGACCACTGCTGAGAAGCTGGAGAAGGGCACCCTGGGCTCTGCAGGAGACGAGAACAAGGACTCCCTGTCCTCCACCTCTACGGTGCCCAGCACCACGACCCCGGGCCTGACCTCCAAGGACAACAAGCCCCGCTCGCTGCGCTTCACCTGGAGCATGAAAACCACCTCCTCCATGGAGCCCAACGAGATGATGAAGGAGATCCGGAAGGTTCTGGACTCCAACAGCTGCGAGTATGAGCTGCGAGAGCGCTACatgctgctgtgtgtgtctgggaaTCCCGCCCGTGACGACTTTGTCGAGTGGGAGATGGAGGTGTGCAAGCTGCCCCGCCTCTCCCTTAACGGGGTTCGCTTTAAACGCATTTCTGGCACATCCATCGCCTTCAAGAACATCGCCTCCAAGGTTGCCAATGAGCTCAAACTGTGA
- the LOC139418517 gene encoding serine/threonine-protein kinase MARK2-like isoform X8, producing MPRCRNSVATTPDEQPHIGNYRLLKTIGKGNFAKVKLARHVLTGKEVAVKIIDKTQLNSSSLQKLFREVRIMKLLNHPNIVKLFEVIETEKTLYLIMEYASGGEVFDYLVAHGRMKEKEARAKFRQIVSAVQYCHQKCIVHRDLKAENLLLDADMNIKIADFGFSNEFTMGNKLDTFCGSPPYAAPELFQGKKYDGPEVDVWSLGVILYTLVSGSLPFDGQNLKELRERVLRGKYRIPFYMSTDCENLLKKFLILNPTKRGSLEQIMKDRWMNVGHEEEELKPFIEPQPDYKDPKRTGQHPDRAGGWKRDIMLQMGYSAEEIQDSLVNQKYNDVMATYLLLDYRNSEMDECISLSMKPRPGSDLTNSNAQSPSHKVQRSTSSNQKPRRATDAGSSASKRSQGDNKHTAEDYGRKGSGTGSSTKVPPSPLAAADRKRSTPTPSTNSILSTGTSRSRNSPVPERATLGVQNGMDSLTTPGSRASTASAAAVLSSSSRPRHHKSLSTSAHPTPSDIHAHRPSTAPLRVPVASPSAHNVSSSTATERSNFPRNVATRSTFSAGQQRATRDQHASTYNGPPASPSLSYGNSQARRAGGTGIFSKFTSKFVRRNLSFRFPRRSPYEGEGRDEANRPMLTTAEKLEKGTLGSAGDENKDSLSSTSTVPSTTTPGLTSKDNKPRSLRFTWSMKTTSSMEPNEMMKEIRKVLDSNSCEYELRERYMLLCVSGNPARDDFVEWEMEVCKLPRLSLNGVRFKRISGTSIAFKNIASKVANELKL from the exons ATGCCGCGGTGCCGGAATTCTGTCGCCACGACGCCAGACGAGCAGCCACACATTGGCAACTACCGGCTGCTGAAAACCATCGGCAAGGGCAACTTTGCCAAGGTCAAACTGGCTCGTCATGTCCTCACAGGGAAAGAG GTGGCTGTGAAAATCATAGACAAAACGCAGCTCAACTCTTCCAGTCTCCAAAAG CTGTTTCGTGAAGTGAGGATCATGAAGCTGCTCAATCACCCAAATATCG TTAAGTTATTTGAAGTTATTGAGACAGAGAAGACGCTGTACTTGATCATGGAGTATGCCAGTGGAG GTGAGGTGTTTGATTACCTTGTTGCTCACgggagaatgaaagagaaagaggccaGAGCCAAATTTAGACAG ATCGTGTCAGCGGTACAGTACTGCCACCAGAAGTGCATCGTACACAGAGACCTGAAG GCAGAGAATCTACTCCTAGATGCTGACATGAACATCAAGATCGCAGACTTTGGTTTCAGCAATGAGTTCACCATGGGGAACAAGCTGGACACGTTCTGTGGCTCTCCTCCCTACGCCGCCCCGGAGCTGTTCCAGGGGAAGAAATATGACGGCCCCGAGGTGGACGTCTGGAGCCTGGGGGTCATCCTCTACACACTGGTCAGCGGATCTCTGCCTTTCGACGGACAGAACCTAAAG GAGCTGCGCGAACGGGTTCTGCGGGGGAAGTATAGGATTCCCTTCTACATGTCCACAGACTGCGAGAACCTGCTCAAGAAGTTCCTCATTCTCAACCCAACCAAGAGGGGCAGCCTGGAG CAGATCATGAAGGACCGCTGGATGAACGTAGGCCATGAGGAGGAGGAGCTGAAGCCCTTCATCGAGCCCCAGCCAGACTACAAGGACCCCAAGAGGACAGGTCAGCACCCCGACCGAGCGGGGGGGTGGAAGAGAG ATATCATGTTGCAGATGGGCTACTCTGCGGAGGAGATCCAGGACTCGCTCGTCAACCAAAAATACAATGACGTCATGGCCACATATCTATTACTGGATTACAGGAACTCTGAG ATGGACGAATGCATCAGCCTATCAATGAAACCCCGCCCAGGAAGTGACCTCACAAACAGCAATGCCCAATCCCCTTCTCACAAGGTACAGCGCAGTACCTCATCCAATCAGAAGCCCCGGAGAGCAACAGATGCAG GTTCTTCAGCTTCTAAGCGTTCCCAGGGCGACAACAAGCACACAGCAGAGGATTATGGGAGGAAAGGTTCTGGCACTGGCAGCTCCACTAAAGTCCCTCCCAGTCCCTTAGCTGCAGCAGATCGTAAGAGGAGCACCCCAACCCCCTCCACC AACAGCATCCTGTCCACTGGTACGAGTCGCAGTCGAAACTCGCCAGTCCCTGAGAGAGCCACACTTGGGGTCCAGAACGGAATGGACAG CTTAACCACCCCAGGGTCCCGCGCCTCCACAGCCTCGGCAGCCGcagttctctcttcctcctcccgccCCCGACACCACAAGTCCCTGTCCACCTCTGCCCATCCCACCCCCTCAGACATCCACGCACACCGGCCCAG CACTGCCCCTCTGAGAGTACCAGTGGCGTCTCCCTCTGCCCACAACGTCAGCAGTTCCACGGCGACTGAGCGATCCAACTTCCCCAGAAATGTGGCCACCAGAAGCACTTTCAGTGCTGGGCAGCAGAGGGCGACGCGGGACCAGCATGCCTCCACCTACAATGGTCCCCCagcatccccctccctctcctatgGCAACAGCCAGGCCCGAAGAGCTGGGGGCACTGGTATCTTCAGCAAGTTCACCTCTAAATTTGTGCGCAG AAATCTCTCATTCAGATTCCCCAGAAG GAGCCCGTATGAGGGAGAGGGTCGAGATGAGGCCAACAG ACCCATGTTGACCACTGCTGAGAAGCTGGAGAAGGGCACCCTGGGCTCTGCAGGAGACGAGAACAAGGACTCCCTGTCCTCCACCTCTACGGTGCCCAGCACCACGACCCCGGGCCTGACCTCCAAGGACAACAAGCCCCGCTCGCTGCGCTTCACCTGGAGCATGAAAACCACCTCCTCCATGGAGCCCAACGAGATGATGAAGGAGATCCGGAAGGTTCTGGACTCCAACAGCTGCGAGTATGAGCTGCGAGAGCGCTACatgctgctgtgtgtgtctgggaaTCCCGCCCGTGACGACTTTGTCGAGTGGGAGATGGAGGTGTGCAAGCTGCCCCGCCTCTCCCTTAACGGGGTTCGCTTTAAACGCATTTCTGGCACATCCATCGCCTTCAAGAACATCGCCTCCAAGGTTGCCAATGAGCTCAAACTGTGA
- the LOC139418517 gene encoding serine/threonine-protein kinase MARK2-like isoform X11, whose product MSTRTPLLTIEHSSNQSHSESKAGGRPNMPRCRNSVATTPDEQPHIGNYRLLKTIGKGNFAKVKLARHVLTGKEVAVKIIDKTQLNSSSLQKLFREVRIMKLLNHPNIVKLFEVIETEKTLYLIMEYASGGEVFDYLVAHGRMKEKEARAKFRQIVSAVQYCHQKCIVHRDLKAENLLLDADMNIKIADFGFSNEFTMGNKLDTFCGSPPYAAPELFQGKKYDGPEVDVWSLGVILYTLVSGSLPFDGQNLKELRERVLRGKYRIPFYMSTDCENLLKKFLILNPTKRGSLEQIMKDRWMNVGHEEEELKPFIEPQPDYKDPKRTGQHPDRAGGWKRDIMLQMGYSAEEIQDSLVNQKYNDVMATYLLLDYRNSEMDECISLSMKPRPGSDLTNSNAQSPSHKVQRSTSSNQKPRRATDAGSSASKRSQGDNKHTAEDYGRKGSGTGSSTKVPPSPLAAADRKRSTPTPSTNSILSTGTSRSRNSPVPERATLGVQNGMDSTAPLRVPVASPSAHNVSSSTATERSNFPRNVATRSTFSAGQQRATRDQHASTYNGPPASPSLSYGNSQARRAGGTGIFSKFTSKFVRRNLSFRFPRSPYEGEGRDEANRPMLTTAEKLEKGTLGSAGDENKDSLSSTSTVPSTTTPGLTSKDNKPRSLRFTWSMKTTSSMEPNEMMKEIRKVLDSNSCEYELRERYMLLCVSGNPARDDFVEWEMEVCKLPRLSLNGVRFKRISGTSIAFKNIASKVANELKL is encoded by the exons TCTCACTCAGAGTCCAAGGCAGGCGGGCGTCCTAATATGCCGCGGTGCCGGAATTCTGTCGCCACGACGCCAGACGAGCAGCCACACATTGGCAACTACCGGCTGCTGAAAACCATCGGCAAGGGCAACTTTGCCAAGGTCAAACTGGCTCGTCATGTCCTCACAGGGAAAGAG GTGGCTGTGAAAATCATAGACAAAACGCAGCTCAACTCTTCCAGTCTCCAAAAG CTGTTTCGTGAAGTGAGGATCATGAAGCTGCTCAATCACCCAAATATCG TTAAGTTATTTGAAGTTATTGAGACAGAGAAGACGCTGTACTTGATCATGGAGTATGCCAGTGGAG GTGAGGTGTTTGATTACCTTGTTGCTCACgggagaatgaaagagaaagaggccaGAGCCAAATTTAGACAG ATCGTGTCAGCGGTACAGTACTGCCACCAGAAGTGCATCGTACACAGAGACCTGAAG GCAGAGAATCTACTCCTAGATGCTGACATGAACATCAAGATCGCAGACTTTGGTTTCAGCAATGAGTTCACCATGGGGAACAAGCTGGACACGTTCTGTGGCTCTCCTCCCTACGCCGCCCCGGAGCTGTTCCAGGGGAAGAAATATGACGGCCCCGAGGTGGACGTCTGGAGCCTGGGGGTCATCCTCTACACACTGGTCAGCGGATCTCTGCCTTTCGACGGACAGAACCTAAAG GAGCTGCGCGAACGGGTTCTGCGGGGGAAGTATAGGATTCCCTTCTACATGTCCACAGACTGCGAGAACCTGCTCAAGAAGTTCCTCATTCTCAACCCAACCAAGAGGGGCAGCCTGGAG CAGATCATGAAGGACCGCTGGATGAACGTAGGCCATGAGGAGGAGGAGCTGAAGCCCTTCATCGAGCCCCAGCCAGACTACAAGGACCCCAAGAGGACAGGTCAGCACCCCGACCGAGCGGGGGGGTGGAAGAGAG ATATCATGTTGCAGATGGGCTACTCTGCGGAGGAGATCCAGGACTCGCTCGTCAACCAAAAATACAATGACGTCATGGCCACATATCTATTACTGGATTACAGGAACTCTGAG ATGGACGAATGCATCAGCCTATCAATGAAACCCCGCCCAGGAAGTGACCTCACAAACAGCAATGCCCAATCCCCTTCTCACAAGGTACAGCGCAGTACCTCATCCAATCAGAAGCCCCGGAGAGCAACAGATGCAG GTTCTTCAGCTTCTAAGCGTTCCCAGGGCGACAACAAGCACACAGCAGAGGATTATGGGAGGAAAGGTTCTGGCACTGGCAGCTCCACTAAAGTCCCTCCCAGTCCCTTAGCTGCAGCAGATCGTAAGAGGAGCACCCCAACCCCCTCCACC AACAGCATCCTGTCCACTGGTACGAGTCGCAGTCGAAACTCGCCAGTCCCTGAGAGAGCCACACTTGGGGTCCAGAACGGAATGGACAG CACTGCCCCTCTGAGAGTACCAGTGGCGTCTCCCTCTGCCCACAACGTCAGCAGTTCCACGGCGACTGAGCGATCCAACTTCCCCAGAAATGTGGCCACCAGAAGCACTTTCAGTGCTGGGCAGCAGAGGGCGACGCGGGACCAGCATGCCTCCACCTACAATGGTCCCCCagcatccccctccctctcctatgGCAACAGCCAGGCCCGAAGAGCTGGGGGCACTGGTATCTTCAGCAAGTTCACCTCTAAATTTGTGCGCAG AAATCTCTCATTCAGATTCCCCAGAAG CCCGTATGAGGGAGAGGGTCGAGATGAGGCCAACAG ACCCATGTTGACCACTGCTGAGAAGCTGGAGAAGGGCACCCTGGGCTCTGCAGGAGACGAGAACAAGGACTCCCTGTCCTCCACCTCTACGGTGCCCAGCACCACGACCCCGGGCCTGACCTCCAAGGACAACAAGCCCCGCTCGCTGCGCTTCACCTGGAGCATGAAAACCACCTCCTCCATGGAGCCCAACGAGATGATGAAGGAGATCCGGAAGGTTCTGGACTCCAACAGCTGCGAGTATGAGCTGCGAGAGCGCTACatgctgctgtgtgtgtctgggaaTCCCGCCCGTGACGACTTTGTCGAGTGGGAGATGGAGGTGTGCAAGCTGCCCCGCCTCTCCCTTAACGGGGTTCGCTTTAAACGCATTTCTGGCACATCCATCGCCTTCAAGAACATCGCCTCCAAGGTTGCCAATGAGCTCAAACTGTGA